The Gasterosteus aculeatus chromosome 17, fGasAcu3.hap1.1, whole genome shotgun sequence genome includes a window with the following:
- the LOC120835401 gene encoding class E basic helix-loop-helix protein 40 produces MERIPSAHPPPLSKLQVDPSDLLGMDFPMYVYKPRRGMKRGEESKETYKLPHRLIEKKRRDRINECIAQLKDLLPEHLKLTTLGHLEKAVVLELTLKHVKALTSVLEQQQQKILALQNGMQIDQPAVNQEKSEEMFRSGFHICAKEMLQYLGNHETDGDFAPSHVITYLHKLAAEVLQSPVQPGTPPSSQCEEIPAYHQHQPNKETPAGLAPKPSEGYGRNCVPVIQRAHAPISSEQSGSDTDTDSGYGGELEKADSGAQQGRPDYYGHESQLKRALGESQSSSIKQEDEEPRQKRPRAESPEDEPLSGRESSTSSSSSSYGSYMSVSPNRPTPPLPLCMPFYLLPPSAAAYLPMLEKCWYPGAMPMLYPGLGGSAAGMQNERPLPPQLVVSPGGGSPAPAVAQTPMDSPALLQALKQVPPLNQEAKD; encoded by the exons ATGGAGCGAATCCCCAGCGCGCATCCGCCTCCTCTGTCCAAACTCCAGGTGGATCCGTCCGACTTGCTGGG GATGGATTTCCCGATGTATGTTTATAAACCCAGACGAGgaatgaagagaggagaggagagcaag GAAACCTACAAGCTGCCTCACAGGCTCATTGAGAAGAAAAGGCGTGACCGGATAAACGAGTGTATCGCTCAGTTGAAAGATTTATTACCGGAGCACCTGAAACTCACG ACTCTGGGCCATCTGGAGAAGGCTGTGGTTTTAGAGCTCACGCTCAAGCACGTGAAAGCCCTCACCTCTgttctggagcagcagcagcagaagatccTTGCTCTGCAGAACGGCATGCAAATTG ATCAGCCTGCTGTCAACCAGGAGAAGTCAGAGGAGATGTTTCGCTCTGGCTTCCACATTTGCGCCAAGGAGATGCTCCAGTATCTGGGCAATCATGAAACTGATGGAGATTTCGCACCATCCCATGTGATCACTTACCTTCATAAATTGGCCGCAGAGGTGCTGCAAAGTCCGGTCCAACCAGGAACTCCTCCCAGCTCACAATGTGAAGAAATTCCTGCCTACCACCAGCACCAACCTAACAAGGAGACGCCCGCCGGCTTAGCCCCTAAACCCAGCGAGGGCTACGGCAGGAACTGCGTACCCGTCATCCAGCGGGCGCACGCTCCAATCAGCAGTGAGCAGAGCGGCAGTGATACGGATACAGACAGCGGCTATGGTGGCGAGCTGGAGAAGGCTGATTCCGGGGCGCAGCAGGGACGCCCAGATTACTACGGTCATGAGAGCCAGCTGAAGCGAGCGCTGGGCGAAAGCCAGAGCTCCAGTATCaagcaggaggatgaggagcctCGCCAAAAACGCCCCCGGGCGGAGTCGCCAGAGGACGAGCCGCTCTCAGGGAGAGAATCGTCAACCTCATCGTCCTCCAGCAGTTATGGCAGTTACATGAGCGTCTCCCCCAACCGTCCAACTCCCCCGCTTCCCCTCTGCATGCCTTTCTACCTCCTTCCACCTTCTGCTGCGGCCTACCTGCCAATGCTGGAGAAATGCTGGTACCCCGGGGCCATGCCCATGCTCTACCCTGGCTTGGGAGGCTCTGCAGCCGGGATGCAGAACGAAAGACCGCTTCCACCTCAGCTGGTAGTGTCTCCCGGTGGGGGCTCACCTGCCCCAGCCGTTGCTCAGACCCCCATGGACTCCCCTGCCCTCCTTCAGGCGTTAAAGCAAGTACCACCCCTCAACCAGGAAGCCAAAGACTGA